The following are encoded together in the Anopheles nili chromosome 3, idAnoNiliSN_F5_01, whole genome shotgun sequence genome:
- the LOC128723090 gene encoding gastrula zinc finger protein XlCGF49.1-like isoform X2 produces the protein MSQQAVESVGMKIPNCSKPFACPECNKLFRQLSTLTNHMKIHTGEKPYKCTICSKEFRQTTTLSNHLKIHTGEKPFSCNFCDKQFRQLSTLSNHKKIHTGEKPFECSVCGKQFRQSSTLNSHIRIHSDDKFCEKPYTCTYCNKTFRQTGTLSNHLKIHTGEKPFECSVCRKQFRQSSTLNSHIRIHVDDKYCKPTTEPIIASVSDGLNIKEEDVKPFFAMM, from the exons ATGTCACAGCAGGCGGTGGAAAGTGTTGGCATGAAAATTCCCAACTGCTCGAAACCGTTCGCGTGTCCTGAATGTAACAAGCTTTTCCGCCAGCTGAGCACCTTGACCAACCACATGAAAATACACACAGGTGAAAAACCGTACAAGTGTACGATTTGCTCGAAGGAATTCCGCCAAACTACGACACTTTCCAACCATCTGAAGATACACACAG GTGAAAAGCCGTTCAGCTGTAACTTCTGCGACAAACAGTTTCGGCAGCTCAGCACGCTCTCAAACCACAAGAAGATTCATACAGGTGAAAAGCCATTTGAATGTTCGGTCTGCGGTAAACAGTTTAGGCAGTCCAGTACGCTCAACAGCCATATCAGAATTCATTCGGATGATAAATTCT GTGAAAAGCCGTACACCTGTACATATTGCAACAAAACCTTCCGCCAGACGGGAACACTCTCGAACCATCTAAAGATTCATACCGGCGAAAAACCGTTCGAGTGCTCGGTGTGTCGCAAACAGTTCCGCCAGTCCAGTACCTTGAACAGCCACATTCGCATCCATGTTGATGATAAGTATT GTAAACCTACAACGGAGCCCATAATAGCCTCGGTCAGCGATGGACTCAACATAAAAGAAGAGGACGTCAAACCGTTCTTTGCCATGATGTAG
- the LOC128723090 gene encoding gastrula zinc finger protein XlCGF8.2DB-like isoform X1 produces MSQQAVESVGMKIPNCSKPFACPECNKLFRQLSTLTNHMKIHTGEKPYKCTICSKEFRQTTTLSNHLKIHTGEKPFSCNFCDKQFRQLSTLSNHKKIHTGEKPFECSVCGKQFRQSSTLNSHIRIHSDDKFCIKPFKCSICPKEFRQTTTLANHIKIHTGEKPYTCTYCNKTFRQTGTLSNHLKIHTGEKPFECSVCRKQFRQSSTLNSHIRIHVDDKYCKPTTEPIIASVSDGLNIKEEDVKPFFAMM; encoded by the exons ATGTCACAGCAGGCGGTGGAAAGTGTTGGCATGAAAATTCCCAACTGCTCGAAACCGTTCGCGTGTCCTGAATGTAACAAGCTTTTCCGCCAGCTGAGCACCTTGACCAACCACATGAAAATACACACAGGTGAAAAACCGTACAAGTGTACGATTTGCTCGAAGGAATTCCGCCAAACTACGACACTTTCCAACCATCTGAAGATACACACAG GTGAAAAGCCGTTCAGCTGTAACTTCTGCGACAAACAGTTTCGGCAGCTCAGCACGCTCTCAAACCACAAGAAGATTCATACAGGTGAAAAGCCATTTGAATGTTCGGTCTGCGGTAAACAGTTTAGGCAGTCCAGTACGCTCAACAGCCATATCAGAATTCATTCGGATGATAAATTCT GCATAAAACCCTTCAAATGCAGCATCTGTCCGAAGGAATTCCGCCAGACGACGACGCTAGCGAATCACATAAAAATCCACACAG GTGAAAAGCCGTACACCTGTACATATTGCAACAAAACCTTCCGCCAGACGGGAACACTCTCGAACCATCTAAAGATTCATACCGGCGAAAAACCGTTCGAGTGCTCGGTGTGTCGCAAACAGTTCCGCCAGTCCAGTACCTTGAACAGCCACATTCGCATCCATGTTGATGATAAGTATT GTAAACCTACAACGGAGCCCATAATAGCCTCGGTCAGCGATGGACTCAACATAAAAGAAGAGGACGTCAAACCGTTCTTTGCCATGATGTAG